A single genomic interval of Camelina sativa cultivar DH55 chromosome 11, Cs, whole genome shotgun sequence harbors:
- the LOC104725588 gene encoding uncharacterized protein LOC104725588, with protein MDLIIRSGFGQQDGIGQRDGVGEREYDEEGEDRDEFHVDMLAQEFTDAEESIRHDTYPESDDEEEGRGRGAGRGRGAGPERVFTDIGRGDGTLWKDQSFYNGVAFKESVLDYALHTGYNLKQYRYDKDKLGFRCVGDKGNCEWKVFAALLPNASLWKITKYIDKHCCTPNGECEMFKVPVIARIFLDKIREEPDHYKPLRIEQIIMERWKISATRPQCQAARRKALGWIEYEYEQQFARLRDYQAEILEANPGSVVEIDTIKNDAGQDVFNRFYVCFDALRRTWKQTCRPIIGVDGAFLKAKIKGQLLAALGRDADNGIYPIAWCVVQVENKDNWLWFVKRLKTDLDLNEGDGYILVSDRQKGLIKAVELELPQIEHRMCVRHIYGNLKKTHPSKKQIKPLLWHMAWSYNAKQFGERLEQIHAYDTGVYDDVMKSKPKSWCRAFYKLGGYCEDVDNNFTESFNKTIDKAREKPFVAMLETVRRLSMVRIAKRSALSHSHKGN; from the exons ATGGATTTAATAATCCGATCTGGTTTTGGGCAACAAGATGGTATTGGGCAAAGAGATGGTGTTGGAGAACGAGAGtacgatgaagaaggagaggatCGAGATGAATTTCACGTCGATATGCTTGCTCAGGAATTTACCGATGCTGAAGAGTCGATTCGTCATGATACGTACCCAGAAAGtgacgacgaggaagaaggtcgtggtcgtggtgcgggtcgtggtcgtggtgcggGTCCAGAGAGGGTGTTTACGGATATCGGACGTGGTGATGGAACTTTGTGGAAAGACCAATCCTTCTACAATGGGGTCGCATTCAAGGAGAGTGTCTTGGACTATGCACTACATACTGGTTACAATTTGAAGCAATACAGGTATGACAAAGATAAACTCGGGTTTAGATGTGTTGGGGATAAGGGCAATTGTGAGTGGAAAGTGTTTGCTGCACTTCTTCCAAACGCATCTTTGTGGAAGATTACGAAATACATTGATAAGCATTGTTGTACCCCCAATGGCGAGTGTGAGATGTTTAAGGTCCCAGTCATAGCTAGAATTTTTCTCGATAAGATTAGAGAGGAACCGGATCATTACAAGCCTTTGAGGATTGAACAGATTATCATGGAAAGGTGGAAGATATCCGCTACTAGGCCACAATGTCAAGCTGCTCGGAGAAAGGCTTTGGGATGGATAGAGTATGAGTATGAACAACAGTTTGCACGACTGCGAGATTACCAAGCTGAGATCTTGGAAGCAAATCCAGGGTCTGTTGTGGAGATTGATACAATTAAGAATGATGCTGGTCAAGACGTCTTCAAtcggttttatgtttgtttcgatGCCCTTAGAAGAACTTGGAAACAGACTTGCCGGCCAATAATAGGAGTTGATGGCGCCTTCTTAAAGGCAAAGATCAAGGGACAGTTGCTTGCTGCATTAGGCAGAGATGCAGACAATGGCATCTATCCAATAGCCTGGTGTGTTGTTCAAGTTGAGAACAAAGACAATTGGTTATGGTTTgtgaagagattgaagactGACCTGGATCTAAACGAGGGAGATGGTTACATTTTAGTGTCTGATCGACAAAAG GGGTTGATAAAAGCTGTGGAGTTGGAGTTACCACAAATAGAGCATAGAATGTGTGTTAGACACATCTatgggaacttgaagaagactcATCCTTCCAAGAAGCAAATCAAGCCACTCCTCTGGCATATGGCTTGGAGCTATAATGCAAAACAGTTCGGTGAGAGACTGGAACAGATACACGCTTATGACACTGGTGTGTATGATGATGTTATGAAGTCGAAACCAAAGAGCTGGTGTCGTGCCTTCTATAAGTTGGGGGGTTATTGCGAAGATGTTGACAACAACTTCACAGAATCTTTCAACAAGACCATCGACAAAGCAAGGGAGAAACCGTTTGTGGCAATGTTGGAGACAGTTAGAAGACTGTCTATGGTTCGGATTGCCAAGCGTTcagctctctctcattctcacaaaggtaattaa